A genomic segment from Streptosporangiales bacterium encodes:
- a CDS encoding sigma-70 family RNA polymerase sigma factor produces the protein MTISQLTDLDLEDLVPLAVAGDPRATEELLGRLRPLVLRYCRARLGRVGGSFDQADDVAQEVCVAVLAALPRYRDEGKPFTALVFGIAARKIVDYHRVAARTAYPTEELPEREDGAPGPEELMLRGADADRARALLDQLPENLRHLLMMRVAAGLSAEETGQALEMSPGAVRVAQHRALARLRTLVDQEKEQEQVKQQMPDPEATPPRGRHRAQKPRRRGKEVPR, from the coding sequence CTGACGATCTCACAGTTGACTGATCTGGATCTCGAGGATCTCGTCCCGCTCGCCGTAGCGGGCGACCCTCGGGCCACGGAGGAGTTGCTCGGCCGGCTGCGTCCGCTGGTGCTGCGATACTGTCGTGCGCGGCTGGGTCGTGTAGGAGGTTCGTTCGACCAGGCTGACGACGTCGCGCAGGAGGTGTGTGTGGCCGTACTGGCCGCGCTACCGCGGTACCGGGATGAGGGCAAGCCGTTCACGGCCCTCGTCTTCGGCATTGCTGCGCGCAAGATCGTCGACTACCACCGGGTCGCCGCCCGCACCGCCTACCCCACCGAGGAGCTCCCCGAGCGGGAGGATGGTGCTCCCGGCCCGGAGGAGCTCATGCTCCGCGGGGCCGACGCCGACCGCGCCCGCGCGCTGCTCGACCAGCTGCCGGAAAACCTCCGCCACCTGCTCATGATGCGAGTCGCCGCCGGCCTGTCCGCCGAGGAGACCGGGCAGGCCCTCGAGATGAGCCCGGGCGCCGTCCGGGTGGCGCAACACCGAGCCCTCGCCAGGCTCCGTACCCTGGTCGACCAGGAAAAAGAGCAAGAGCAGGTGAAGCAGCAGATGCCAGACCCCGAGGCCACGCCCCCACGTGGCCGGCATCGGGCGCAGAAACCGCGCCGGCGTGGTAAGGAGGTGCCGAGGTGA